From Deltaproteobacteria bacterium:
CGCTTTTCCTTGTCCACAAAAGGGACATAAACCTTCTTCCCCATCGCCAATGCCCGGACGATCATTTCGTCTGTCTGTACTTCCTTCTCCAACGCCAGATAAAACATTATGTGAAGAGAACGTTGAAACTCATCCAGAGCAAACAAATTCATGGCAATCCGGCGGCTCTTTTGCTTGACGGCTTCCGCGTCAAGGCTGACCCGGATAGCCTTCATCTCCCTTCTGATTGATTCCTTTGTCGATA
This genomic window contains:
- a CDS encoding 5-formyltetrahydrofolate cyclo-ligase, coding for MKAIRVSLDAEAVKQKSRRIAMNLFALDEFQRSLHIMFYLALEKEVQTDEMIVRALAMGKKVYVPFVDKEKR